A window of the Streptomyces sp. NBC_01351 genome harbors these coding sequences:
- a CDS encoding helicase-related protein, giving the protein MSESIHRKHYEVRDSLVESLRSDLMGPVGGEDEVLEDDAPITMYPVGVLFPRPKPQDVAAEPEELESVRDGLDSAPEPSRRNREEETNDLGVSLANVRMPSSFGLTFAVDPSVSRKIRFVVRAAVYLPEDADGNPVAAKRTEARSTRAQRERWRRVTLQPEPVVVDVSVPGSRDAVTLHDPGLELRVLVRPASGPDGSVSVTATVVNSLQVGMFDLRDAHCFYQPTLEVTAEDVGRAAFVVRPVSLGAVDAEQALSRLLHRHAPSFATGHGCAARWDWSAPAVGTVDARPPAVTSVRTEFVPSHEVLLTDSNPHIDDRALTMHDLGTDPVEDVVAALRRLLSDYEQWIEAQARQSETLAGTEHEPVAEDQLRRCRRALDRMRAGVDLLADGDRPEILQAFRLANIAMAEQRARTSWIKDGRQGTPDVHAGKWRPFQVSFVLLCLTGIVDPDHEDRDVSDLLWFPTGGGKTEAYLGLIAFTAFHRRLRDGEAGAGVTVLMRYTLRLLTLQQFERAAALICAMEKLRAADPSALGREEISIGMWVGRSATPNTLAVAAQRLAELRANPLKGIQTENPVQLRNCPWCGEALSPDAYAVDEYAQRMDIRCPAESCDFRSGLPVHLVDEAVYHARPTLVIATVDKFASMPWRPATAALFNRDRDDDTRPPELIVQDELHLISGPLGTLTGLYETAVDALAKRPKIIASTATIRRADEQGTRLFARSVDQFPPAGIDSRDSWFAVETPRERKAARRYVGLLTSSTSQSTLLIRVYASLLHRAMTCEAPPEVKDAYWTLVGYFNSLRLLSSAELQVLDDVQDRLEHLATRDGTKPRPVAGLTELSSRANASDISRRLKEVERHLPMTDVLDVLLATNMISVGVDVDRLGLMAVMGQPQTTAEYIQATSRVGRRHPGLVAVMLNSTRSRDRSHYEDFQHFHSALYREVESTSVTPFSVRARDRGLHAVIVALARLMLPAARPNDAAARVEDFVDDLKDRIRPILLDRVDKVEGSELQATARAFDEFVEWWRDEAHLQPRLVYEANRSNRAPALLSGYDDETDGAGRATLWSLRDVDASSTFFEER; this is encoded by the coding sequence ATGAGTGAGTCGATCCACCGCAAGCACTACGAGGTGCGCGACTCGCTGGTGGAATCCCTGCGAAGCGACCTGATGGGTCCGGTGGGCGGCGAGGACGAGGTCCTCGAGGACGACGCCCCGATCACCATGTATCCCGTGGGCGTCCTGTTCCCGCGCCCGAAGCCCCAGGACGTTGCCGCCGAACCGGAAGAGCTGGAGTCCGTACGGGACGGGCTGGATTCCGCTCCGGAGCCCTCCCGCCGCAACCGCGAGGAGGAGACCAACGACCTGGGCGTCTCCCTTGCCAACGTGCGCATGCCTTCGTCGTTCGGGTTGACCTTCGCCGTCGATCCCTCCGTCTCCCGGAAGATCCGCTTCGTGGTGCGGGCCGCCGTTTACCTGCCCGAGGATGCCGACGGCAACCCCGTCGCCGCGAAGCGGACCGAGGCGCGCAGCACCCGGGCCCAGCGGGAGCGCTGGCGGCGTGTCACGCTGCAACCGGAACCCGTTGTCGTGGACGTGTCGGTGCCGGGCTCGCGCGACGCCGTCACGTTGCACGACCCGGGGTTGGAACTGAGGGTGCTGGTCCGCCCCGCGTCCGGGCCGGACGGATCCGTCTCCGTGACGGCCACAGTCGTCAACAGCCTCCAAGTCGGCATGTTCGACCTTCGTGACGCGCACTGCTTCTACCAGCCGACCCTGGAGGTGACCGCCGAGGACGTCGGTCGCGCCGCCTTCGTGGTACGTCCTGTGTCCCTCGGCGCGGTGGATGCGGAGCAGGCTCTCAGCCGGCTTCTGCACCGGCACGCCCCGAGCTTCGCCACCGGGCACGGCTGCGCCGCGCGTTGGGACTGGTCGGCTCCCGCCGTCGGCACCGTCGACGCGCGCCCGCCGGCCGTCACGTCCGTGCGCACCGAGTTCGTCCCGTCCCACGAAGTGCTGCTGACGGACTCGAATCCGCACATCGACGACCGCGCCCTGACCATGCACGACCTCGGCACGGACCCTGTCGAGGACGTGGTCGCGGCCCTGCGCAGGTTGTTGTCCGACTACGAGCAGTGGATCGAGGCGCAGGCCCGGCAATCCGAAACACTGGCAGGCACCGAGCACGAGCCCGTCGCCGAGGATCAGCTGAGGCGCTGTCGGCGGGCACTGGACCGCATGCGAGCGGGGGTCGATCTGCTGGCGGACGGCGATCGGCCTGAAATCCTTCAGGCCTTCCGTCTGGCGAACATCGCCATGGCCGAGCAGCGTGCCCGCACCTCCTGGATCAAGGACGGCAGGCAGGGGACGCCCGACGTGCACGCCGGTAAATGGCGACCGTTCCAGGTGTCCTTCGTCCTGTTGTGCCTCACCGGGATCGTCGATCCCGACCACGAGGACCGTGATGTGTCGGACCTGCTCTGGTTCCCCACGGGTGGCGGCAAGACGGAGGCCTACCTCGGGCTGATCGCCTTCACCGCCTTCCACCGTCGACTGCGCGACGGAGAGGCCGGGGCAGGGGTGACCGTGCTCATGCGCTACACCCTGCGGCTGTTGACCTTGCAGCAGTTCGAGCGTGCGGCGGCGCTGATCTGTGCCATGGAGAAGCTGCGGGCCGCCGACCCGTCGGCCCTCGGCCGCGAGGAGATCTCCATCGGCATGTGGGTGGGGCGGTCCGCCACGCCCAACACGCTGGCCGTCGCGGCGCAGAGACTCGCCGAGCTCCGGGCCAATCCGCTGAAGGGCATCCAGACGGAGAATCCGGTCCAGCTGCGGAACTGCCCCTGGTGCGGTGAGGCCCTGTCCCCGGACGCGTACGCGGTCGACGAGTACGCCCAACGCATGGACATCCGTTGTCCGGCGGAATCCTGCGACTTTCGCTCGGGCCTTCCCGTCCACCTGGTCGACGAGGCCGTCTACCACGCCCGGCCCACGCTGGTCATCGCCACTGTCGACAAGTTCGCGTCCATGCCGTGGCGGCCGGCGACGGCGGCCCTCTTCAACCGTGACCGGGACGACGACACGCGACCGCCCGAGCTCATCGTCCAGGACGAACTCCACTTGATCTCCGGGCCCCTCGGCACGCTGACGGGCCTCTACGAGACGGCGGTGGACGCGCTCGCGAAGCGCCCGAAGATCATCGCCTCGACCGCCACCATCCGTCGCGCGGATGAGCAGGGAACCCGCCTCTTCGCGCGTTCGGTCGACCAGTTCCCGCCCGCCGGGATCGATTCCCGCGACTCCTGGTTCGCCGTGGAGACCCCGCGCGAACGCAAGGCCGCGCGCAGGTACGTCGGACTGCTGACGTCGAGCACCAGCCAGTCCACGCTGTTGATCCGCGTGTACGCGTCCCTGCTGCACCGCGCGATGACCTGCGAGGCGCCACCGGAGGTGAAGGACGCCTACTGGACGCTGGTCGGGTACTTCAACAGTCTGCGACTGCTCTCCTCGGCGGAACTCCAGGTCCTCGACGACGTCCAGGACCGTCTCGAACACCTGGCGACGCGCGACGGCACCAAGCCCAGGCCGGTTGCCGGTCTCACCGAGCTGAGCAGTCGTGCCAACGCGAGCGACATCTCCAGGCGACTCAAGGAGGTCGAGCGTCACCTGCCGATGACGGACGTCCTGGACGTCCTCCTCGCCACCAACATGATCTCTGTGGGCGTGGACGTGGACCGACTCGGGCTGATGGCCGTCATGGGGCAGCCGCAGACGACCGCCGAGTACATCCAGGCAACGAGCCGCGTCGGCCGCCGACACCCGGGCCTGGTCGCGGTCATGCTCAACTCGACCCGCTCGCGGGACCGTTCGCACTACGAGGACTTCCAGCACTTCCACTCGGCGCTGTACCGGGAGGTGGAGTCCACCAGCGTGACCCCCTTCTCGGTGCGCGCCCGCGACCGCGGTCTGCACGCCGTGATCGTGGCACTGGCCAGACTGATGCTTCCGGCCGCCCGCCCCAACGACGCCGCGGCACGCGTCGAGGACTTCGTCGACGACCTCAAGGACAGGATCCGGCCCATCCTGCTCGACCGGGTGGACAAGGTGGAGGGATCGGAGCTCCAGGCCACGGCCAGGGCCTTCGACGAGTTCGTCGAGTGGTGGCGGGACGAGGCGCACCTCCAACCGCGTCTCGTCTACGAGGCCAACCGTTCGAACCGTGCCCCCGCTCTGCTGAGCGGATACGACGACGAGACGGACGGCGCGGGCCGAGCGACCCTGTGGAGTCTGCGTGACGTGGACGCCTCGTCCACCTTCTTCGAGGAGCGCTGA